The following are from one region of the Sandaracinus amylolyticus genome:
- a CDS encoding DedA family protein: MLEELVARWGYVAIAIGAILEGETAVVVGAALAHHGLLDVRAVALTAFAGSFAGDQAWYWLGRRSGARLIASRPRWAERAARASDRMRRWGDWYVVAFRFLYGLRVISPVLLGAADFPARRFVPLNAIGALLWAIAITALGWSLGSAIQALLGRLARIEELIAAGALVLLVIAVATRIVRRRRAAPPPRDVDGATPAR; the protein is encoded by the coding sequence GTGCTCGAGGAGCTCGTCGCACGCTGGGGCTACGTCGCCATCGCGATCGGCGCGATCCTCGAGGGCGAGACCGCGGTGGTCGTCGGCGCGGCGCTCGCGCACCACGGCCTGCTCGACGTGCGCGCCGTGGCGCTCACCGCGTTCGCCGGCAGCTTCGCCGGTGACCAGGCCTGGTACTGGCTCGGCCGTCGATCCGGCGCGCGCCTGATCGCGTCGCGACCGCGCTGGGCCGAGCGCGCGGCGCGCGCCTCCGATCGCATGCGCCGGTGGGGCGACTGGTACGTCGTCGCGTTCCGTTTTCTCTACGGCCTGCGCGTGATCTCGCCGGTGTTGCTCGGCGCCGCGGACTTCCCCGCGCGTCGCTTCGTGCCCCTCAACGCGATCGGCGCGCTGCTCTGGGCGATCGCGATCACCGCGCTCGGGTGGTCGCTCGGCAGCGCGATCCAGGCGCTGCTCGGTCGCCTCGCGCGCATCGAGGAGCTGATCGCCGCGGGCGCGCTCGTGTTGCTCGTGATCGCCGTGGCGACGCGCATCGTGCGGAGGCGACGCGCCGCACCGCCCCCGCGCGACGTCGACGGCGCGACGCCCGCGCGGTGA
- a CDS encoding FG-GAP-like repeat-containing protein — MRAAVVIAIVLASSSSIARAQSVRYRRPFDGGHRVSAYFDHNGGGGCTDWACGGTCYNGHSGNDYAMPVGTPVLAAAAGRVVATFNGCANYGSFGNTCGGRCGNYVSIAHDDGSRSTYCHMQLGSIRVGVGQHVGCGQVIGGSASSGSSTGPHLHFGHRSPGSGSSSDPYAGGCSRANTLWTAQGGYRELPGTGCQGGGCVPGGEQCNGRDDDCDGRSDEGLSRGCGTDVGECVAGHQACEGGGWSACRGEVGPRAEDCDGRDQDCDGATDEALARSCGTDVGECVAGIETCRAASWSACEGAIDPVPERCDTLDNDCDGTNDDERICEREEVAWYAPESDTDASGDGRADACARTSSGFACLATGAGQGFTLRVAGAALAEADFWVASATRMGDLDGDGRADVCAREGDRLACWRSSGVGFVDRIEGPSVAGATTIELADVDGDARLDACVRDARGLACHRGVEHGFGAITTLPALADAAGFGDVIHHGSIRFGDVDGDGRSDVCARDAQGVDCWLGEGDRFGERIRGPRWSDEGGWAQLSRWSTLRLADVDGDGRDDLCGRGPAGFRCALASGRGFEREVLGPAMDGAAYERVDVYATVRLGDVDGDGRADVCAREPEGVRCWLFGGRAFDRAIVGPALTDAAGWTAPERHRSIRLADVDGDGRADLCARHADGLRCSLSTGHGFDHTWIAPEWSDESGLAHEASGTTIRVAGGRRVGTGDDALRGTFGCTASPGGRAPLAVLVLLALIGFSRRRRIV, encoded by the coding sequence ATGCGCGCCGCCGTCGTGATCGCGATCGTGCTCGCGTCGTCGTCGTCGATCGCGCGCGCGCAGAGCGTCCGCTACCGGCGCCCCTTCGACGGCGGCCACCGCGTGAGCGCGTACTTCGATCACAACGGCGGCGGGGGCTGCACCGACTGGGCGTGCGGCGGCACTTGTTACAACGGCCACTCCGGCAACGACTACGCGATGCCGGTGGGCACGCCGGTGCTCGCCGCCGCGGCGGGCCGCGTCGTCGCGACGTTCAACGGCTGCGCGAACTACGGCTCGTTCGGCAACACCTGCGGCGGTCGCTGCGGCAACTACGTCTCGATCGCGCACGACGACGGCTCGCGCTCGACCTACTGCCACATGCAGCTCGGCTCGATCCGCGTGGGCGTGGGACAGCACGTCGGGTGCGGCCAGGTGATCGGCGGATCGGCCTCGAGCGGCAGCAGCACCGGGCCTCATCTGCACTTCGGTCATCGCTCGCCGGGCTCGGGCAGCTCGAGCGATCCCTACGCCGGCGGGTGCAGCCGTGCGAACACGCTGTGGACCGCGCAGGGCGGCTATCGCGAGCTGCCCGGCACCGGATGCCAGGGGGGTGGATGCGTGCCCGGCGGCGAGCAGTGCAACGGGCGCGACGACGACTGCGACGGACGCAGCGACGAAGGTCTCTCGCGCGGCTGCGGCACCGACGTCGGTGAGTGCGTCGCAGGGCACCAGGCCTGCGAGGGCGGTGGATGGAGCGCGTGCCGCGGTGAGGTCGGCCCGCGCGCCGAGGACTGCGACGGGCGCGATCAGGACTGCGACGGCGCGACCGACGAGGCGCTCGCGCGCAGCTGCGGCACCGACGTGGGCGAGTGCGTCGCGGGCATCGAGACCTGCCGCGCTGCGAGCTGGAGCGCGTGCGAGGGCGCGATCGATCCGGTGCCCGAGCGCTGCGACACGCTCGACAACGACTGCGACGGCACGAACGACGACGAGCGCATCTGCGAGCGCGAAGAGGTCGCGTGGTACGCGCCCGAGAGCGACACCGACGCGAGCGGAGACGGGCGCGCCGACGCGTGCGCGCGCACCTCGAGCGGCTTCGCGTGCCTCGCGACCGGAGCAGGGCAGGGCTTCACGCTGCGCGTCGCCGGCGCGGCGCTCGCCGAGGCCGACTTCTGGGTCGCGTCCGCGACCCGCATGGGCGATCTCGACGGCGACGGACGCGCCGACGTGTGCGCGCGAGAAGGCGATCGACTCGCGTGCTGGCGCTCGAGCGGCGTCGGGTTCGTCGATCGCATCGAGGGACCGAGCGTCGCCGGCGCGACCACGATCGAGCTCGCCGACGTCGACGGAGACGCGAGGCTCGATGCATGCGTGCGCGACGCGCGCGGTCTCGCGTGCCATCGCGGCGTGGAGCACGGCTTCGGTGCGATCACGACGCTGCCCGCGCTCGCCGATGCGGCGGGCTTCGGCGACGTGATCCACCACGGCTCGATCCGCTTCGGCGACGTCGACGGCGACGGACGTTCCGACGTGTGCGCCCGCGACGCGCAGGGCGTCGACTGCTGGCTCGGCGAGGGCGATCGTTTCGGAGAGCGCATCCGCGGTCCGCGCTGGAGCGACGAAGGCGGATGGGCGCAGCTCTCGCGCTGGAGCACGCTGCGCCTCGCCGACGTCGACGGAGACGGGCGCGACGATCTCTGCGGGCGCGGCCCCGCGGGGTTCCGCTGCGCGCTCGCGAGCGGGCGCGGCTTCGAGCGCGAGGTGCTCGGCCCCGCGATGGACGGCGCGGCGTACGAGCGCGTCGACGTCTACGCCACCGTGCGCCTCGGCGACGTCGACGGCGACGGTCGCGCCGACGTGTGCGCGCGCGAGCCCGAGGGCGTGCGGTGCTGGCTCTTCGGAGGTCGCGCGTTCGATCGCGCCATCGTCGGTCCCGCGCTCACCGACGCCGCGGGCTGGACCGCGCCCGAGCGCCATCGATCGATCCGCCTCGCCGACGTCGACGGCGACGGGCGCGCCGATCTCTGCGCGCGCCACGCCGACGGACTGCGCTGCTCGCTCTCGACCGGGCACGGGTTCGATCACACGTGGATCGCGCCCGAGTGGTCCGACGAGAGCGGTCTCGCGCACGAGGCGAGCGGCACCACGATCCGGGTCGCGGGCGGACGGCGCGTGGGCACCGGGGACGACGCGCTGCGCGGGACGTTCGGCTGCACCGCATCGCCGGGCGGTCGCGCGCCGCTCGCCGTGCTGGTGCTCCTCGCGCTGATCGGGTTCTCGCGTCGTAGACGAATCGTCTAG
- a CDS encoding LamG domain-containing protein gives MSAPRTALLLSALALAACEPETPGTPVAADALCAEIAAIVCASDAACFPGSTPDDCTDDQAARCDEIVQPLVDDPRLAYDALRAGEFVESMRAQGDACWEAPFDYASFLDVFAGTGALGADCTPARLDASSLRASSLSCADRAACRLHLRADGSTVGVCEARRDDACSHALDCEADEFCSLPARWQPGVWGECRPLRADGWACADDLECASRHCDGTCTARPALSRPLAVPYADLVLGAEPIAYLRFGESGTRFTDASGHGHAGEVIGGARRATDGAIEDDTSGALQLGGEGQLVRIAGLDELEDAEALSLECWFRREDLTESRPLLDLSDAMGLGPHVWNHDRGDKLFANFVDGADAQHPIMSGENAVSASTWHHVVATFDGTMGRLYLDGARVGEVMLPAPAEDDPVLHVSDTLYVGHRVAIGDQPARSFAGAIDEVAVYDHALDEATIRRHHAAGLAGVIENELPLFSWLAP, from the coding sequence ATGTCCGCGCCTCGCACTGCGCTCCTCCTCTCCGCCCTCGCGCTCGCTGCGTGCGAGCCCGAGACGCCGGGCACACCGGTCGCCGCCGACGCGCTCTGCGCGGAGATCGCCGCGATCGTCTGCGCGTCCGACGCCGCGTGCTTTCCCGGCTCGACCCCCGACGACTGCACCGACGATCAAGCCGCGCGCTGCGACGAGATCGTGCAGCCGCTCGTCGACGATCCGCGGCTCGCCTACGACGCGCTGCGCGCGGGCGAGTTCGTCGAGTCGATGCGGGCGCAGGGCGACGCGTGCTGGGAGGCGCCCTTCGACTACGCGTCGTTCCTCGACGTGTTCGCGGGCACCGGCGCGCTCGGCGCAGACTGCACGCCCGCACGCCTCGACGCGAGCTCGCTGCGCGCGTCGTCGCTCTCGTGCGCCGATCGCGCCGCGTGTCGCCTCCACCTGCGCGCCGACGGCAGCACGGTCGGCGTGTGCGAGGCGCGCCGCGACGACGCGTGCTCGCACGCGCTCGACTGCGAGGCCGACGAGTTCTGCAGCCTGCCCGCGCGATGGCAGCCCGGCGTGTGGGGCGAGTGCCGCCCGCTGCGCGCCGACGGCTGGGCCTGCGCGGACGATCTCGAGTGCGCGAGCCGGCACTGTGACGGCACGTGCACCGCGCGCCCCGCGCTCTCGCGGCCGCTCGCGGTGCCGTACGCCGACCTCGTGCTCGGTGCCGAGCCGATCGCCTACCTGCGCTTCGGCGAGAGCGGCACGCGCTTCACCGACGCGAGCGGGCACGGCCATGCGGGAGAGGTGATCGGCGGCGCGAGGCGCGCGACCGACGGCGCGATCGAGGACGACACCAGCGGCGCGCTGCAGCTCGGCGGAGAAGGGCAGCTCGTGCGCATCGCGGGGCTCGACGAGCTCGAGGACGCCGAGGCGCTCTCGCTCGAGTGCTGGTTCCGCCGCGAGGACCTCACCGAGTCGCGCCCGCTGCTCGACCTCTCCGACGCGATGGGCCTCGGCCCGCACGTGTGGAACCACGATCGCGGCGACAAGCTCTTCGCCAACTTCGTCGACGGCGCCGACGCGCAGCACCCGATCATGTCGGGCGAGAACGCGGTGAGCGCGTCGACGTGGCACCACGTCGTCGCGACCTTCGACGGCACGATGGGCCGCCTCTACCTCGATGGCGCGCGTGTCGGCGAGGTCATGCTCCCGGCGCCCGCCGAGGACGATCCGGTGCTGCACGTGAGCGACACGCTCTACGTCGGTCATCGCGTCGCGATCGGCGATCAGCCCGCGCGCTCGTTCGCCGGCGCGATCGACGAGGTCGCGGTGTACGACCACGCGCTCGACGAGGCGACGATCCGACGCCACCACGCGGCCGGTCTCGCGGGCGTGATCGAGAACGAGCTCCCGCTCTTCTCGTGGCTGGCCCCGTGA